The genomic DNA TAAGCTATTATAAAGTCATTAGAAATAAAAAGAATACGCTTTATCTTAATATGATCGATTGAAAGAACTTTTAAGTGACTGTATTCTTCACTTTTCGAACAATTGAATCAATCTATAAGCAAACTATAATAGCTTAAAAGCTAATTGTCAACTATAATAACTTTTATGCTATCCAAATATCAAGAAAGGTGGTTCCTTATGACACTCGTTGCGCGAATCAAACAATTAGCAGAAGAAAAAAACGTAACCTTTGCTGAAGTCGAACGTGCCGTGGGAATCTCTAATGGCCAGATCAGAAGATGGGATCGTGTTTCACCAAAGTCGGAAAATTTAAAAAAAGTTGCAGATTATTTTGGGGTAACAACTGATTTCTTATTGGGCAGCAACCAAGCGCCAAAATGGGCAAATAAAGATGATTTATTTGAGTTAGACAAAATGCTCAATTCAAATGTCAACATGGCGTATGGTGGAGAAACTTTGACAGAACAGGAAAAGCAACGTGTAAAAGATGTATTGACGGGACTTTTCTGGGAATTTCGAAAACGCGGCAAAGAGAAGTGAGCATATATGGAGATGGATATTATCAAACTAGTAAGCGAACTGAAGCGTACCTATGATACCGCCAATCCTTTTGTGATTGCTGAAAAATTAGGAATAGAAATCAGATATGTTTCTTTTCTCGATAATCCAAAAGGACAGTTTCAAGAACTATTAGGCTCCCCTATTATTTTATTGAACAACTCACTGAAAGAATCAGAAGAACGTTTTTACATTTGTGCCCATGAACTTGGACACGCTTTGTTCCATCGGGAAATATCTAGTTACTATGTGTCCTCTAGAAATTCAAGAAGCAAATCTGAAAGCGAAGCCAACTGCTTTGCTTCGAATTTGATCGTTTCCTTGTACAAAGAAGATACGGAAACTTACCCAAGAGAAGTGGAAGAGCTGACAAGACTTTATGGCCTTCCAGAGAGTTGTTATCGGTTTTTGATTTAATACAGAATAAGCTACAGGTCTTTTTTTCTAAAAGTCTTGTAGTTTTATATTTTTTTCATCTAATAGCTATTTTCATTCATTAAACTTATTTAATATTAACAATCAATATATGGCATCTACCTCTAAAAGTACAATGAAAAAACCTCTATTTTCTTCTATAAAAGACAAAATAATAAATTTAGAAAAAGTATAATTCACTCATTATATATAACTAGTTTATTTTTTTCGTATTATAGCAAATCATCTATTTCAATAACAATAATAAAATTATAAAACAAACTAATCATATTATTTTTAGAGAATTTCTCGTAAATTACTTATTGTGCTACATAACAAACCCTTTATATAAAAACGAATGATAAAGCAACACATTAATTTTATTTTTTTCATAACGTTATATAACTCAATTAACATTAAATAAAAATAAATTGTTTTAAATAATATTTTACAATAACATCTAAAATATGTTACCATTTTATAGCAAGCGCTTGCAAAAAAACTATATGGAGTGTCATTATGAAAAAAAAACTGAATGTTAGTGGTTATATTGTTGCATTATTTTGTTTAGGAGTTTTTTTCTCTCTGTGTACTGTAAATACTTTCGCTGATTCAGATAATAATAGAGCGATTGATTACGATTCTGAGAAAAAGAATGCTTTACAAGCTGGATTTACTGAAGAACAATTTGAACAAATTATGAAGATTCCTAATTTTACAAAATCAACCAGTGATGAAACTATTGCCCCCTACGCTTCTATGACTCCAAATCAAACTAAAGTTATCAATAAAGCAATGGAACAGATAGGAAAGCCTTATGAGTGGGGAGCATCTGGACCTAATTCTTTTGATTGTGGTGGTTTGGTAAAATATGTTTACAAACAGGCCGTAAACATGGAATTGCCTATGGGTACAACAAATCAAGAAACATATGGTACGGAAGTAAGTTTAAATTCTTTATTACCGGGCGATTTGTTGTTTTACGGAACACGTGGTAATACTTATCATGTAGGCATTTATAAAGGTGATGGCATTATGATTCATGCGCCTCAACCTGGACAACCAGTCACCACTGTGAACATTCAATATTTCTATCCTAGTTTTGCAAGACGTCTTCTATCTTCTGAACCAGACTACCCATTTACAGAATACAATAAAATGGTAACAGTTACTCAAGCATGGTCCATATGGTCAGACTTGCAGTTTAGTAGAGAGATTAAAAAAGCAACAGTTGGAGATAATTATAAAATCGGAAAATTATATACTAATCCTATTAATAACGCCAAATATGCAGAAATATTAGATAATGGTCAAACGTATGGTTACATTAATTTTGATGCTGTGAAAGAATTAACTTCTGATCAAATAAATCGGTATTTGACTGCTAAGGCTAGTGGACAAAAAATATGGGGAAACTTAGAACAAACAAATATAATCGGCCAGACTGCTAAAGACAAAATTTATTTTGTAAAAGGTGCCTATAAATTAGGAGATGGTAAGTACCTGTATTCAATTTACAAGCACCAAAATTCTTCCGAATGGATTGGCTACCTAAAAGCTGATGACAGTTTGGCTTATACTCCAGTCGAAGAAATAAATCAGACAATTACGGTCACAAAAAGTTGGTCGATTTGGAATAACCTTCAATGGGAACACGAAATTGAAAAACCAAAAGTTGGTGCTGTTTTCTCAGCAAGATTAAAATTAACAAATGTTGCCAATAATGCAACTTATTATAAAATATATAAAAATGGAAATTTTTACGGATTTATCAACGTCGAGGCTGTTAGAAATTTGACAACGACAAGCCATAATAAATATGTCACATTTACTAATAATAATGAAGATTTTTGGTCCTCACTTGATACAAATTACTCGAAAGGAAAAACTGAACAAGGGCGTGTATTTTACATTAGTGCCTCCTATGATACTGCAGATAATCAACCGATCTATTCGGTTTATACAGATGAAACTTGTACTGAATGGCGAGGTTATTACAAAGGAAATAATTTTGAAGATACATTGATTACAACGCCAAATAATAAGCGAGTAAATGTTACTAAAGCTGGTTACACCATCTGGGGTGATTTAAACTTTTGGACAAAAACCTCCCTCTCTGTGATTGGTAATCATTACAATGTGAATAGAAAATTCTACAATTCAGTTAGTAATGCTAGTTACTACGAATTGCTAAAAGACAATAAAATATATGGGTATATCAATTCTGAAGCAGTTGAAGAAGT from Enterococcus mundtii includes the following:
- a CDS encoding ImmA/IrrE family metallo-endopeptidase → MEMDIIKLVSELKRTYDTANPFVIAEKLGIEIRYVSFLDNPKGQFQELLGSPIILLNNSLKESEERFYICAHELGHALFHREISSYYVSSRNSRSKSESEANCFASNLIVSLYKEDTETYPREVEELTRLYGLPESCYRFLI
- a CDS encoding helix-turn-helix domain-containing protein, with the translated sequence MTLVARIKQLAEEKNVTFAEVERAVGISNGQIRRWDRVSPKSENLKKVADYFGVTTDFLLGSNQAPKWANKDDLFELDKMLNSNVNMAYGGETLTEQEKQRVKDVLTGLFWEFRKRGKEK
- a CDS encoding C40 family peptidase, translated to MKKKLNVSGYIVALFCLGVFFSLCTVNTFADSDNNRAIDYDSEKKNALQAGFTEEQFEQIMKIPNFTKSTSDETIAPYASMTPNQTKVINKAMEQIGKPYEWGASGPNSFDCGGLVKYVYKQAVNMELPMGTTNQETYGTEVSLNSLLPGDLLFYGTRGNTYHVGIYKGDGIMIHAPQPGQPVTTVNIQYFYPSFARRLLSSEPDYPFTEYNKMVTVTQAWSIWSDLQFSREIKKATVGDNYKIGKLYTNPINNAKYAEILDNGQTYGYINFDAVKELTSDQINRYLTAKASGQKIWGNLEQTNIIGQTAKDKIYFVKGAYKLGDGKYLYSIYKHQNSSEWIGYLKADDSLAYTPVEEINQTITVTKSWSIWNNLQWEHEIEKPKVGAVFSARLKLTNVANNATYYKIYKNGNFYGFINVEAVRNLTTTSHNKYVTFTNNNEDFWSSLDTNYSKGKTEQGRVFYISASYDTADNQPIYSVYTDETCTEWRGYYKGNNFEDTLITTPNNKRVNVTKAGYTIWGDLNFWTKTSLSVIGNHYNVNRKFYNSVSNASYYELLKDNKIYGYINSEAVEEVSVTSHNKYVTFNTDGEDFWTSLDTNYSKGKTERGRVFYIGVSYDTPNNQPIYSVYTDETCTEWKGYYKGNNFEDTKITLLNNATVQITKSGYTIWGDLNFWSKSSISVIDDKYTVNRKFYNSINNSSYYELLKNGTIYGYINTEAADQIN